The proteins below come from a single Methanobacteriaceae archaeon genomic window:
- a CDS encoding Brix domain-containing protein codes for MLITTSRKPSQRTRTFCRGLEQVLKARCINRGKMSLRDVFLKAGEMGTNQVAVVSERDGNPNGMEVYRDGELFATLKISVDFSPSKGRIVKDDLRLRCQVDELEKIISRIFGIPLEESRSDYYEKLSFKQKQKLKYREVKSDCNLLIIRTHQKKSTPVMEFFDASGKPCGPRIYLHQCKLEDENSKR; via the coding sequence ATGTTAATCACCACTTCTCGAAAACCATCCCAGAGAACAAGAACATTCTGCCGAGGATTAGAACAGGTATTAAAAGCTCGTTGCATTAACCGGGGCAAGATGAGTCTGCGTGATGTCTTTTTGAAGGCCGGTGAAATGGGAACCAACCAGGTGGCAGTGGTATCAGAAAGAGATGGAAATCCCAATGGTATGGAAGTTTACAGGGATGGAGAATTATTCGCTACCCTAAAAATAAGTGTGGATTTCTCACCTTCCAAAGGAAGGATAGTGAAGGATGATCTGCGTCTTCGATGTCAAGTAGATGAATTAGAGAAGATCATCAGCCGGATTTTTGGTATTCCCCTTGAAGAATCGAGATCTGATTACTACGAAAAACTGTCTTTTAAGCAGAAACAGAAACTCAAATATCGGGAAGTAAAATCTGATTGTAATCTACTCATCATCAGAACCCACCAGAAAAAATCTACCCCGGTGATGGAATTTTTTGATGCAAGTGGTAAGCCATGCGGGCCACGCATCTACTTACATCAGTGTAAATTGGAAGATGAGAATAGTAAAAGATGA
- the rpl37A gene encoding 50S ribosomal protein L37Ae, with protein sequence MARTKKVGITGRFGARYGRKAKRTVKSIEENMKKNHICPQCDRPGVKRQAAGIWKCRKCGAVFTGGAYLPHTPMGKTAARNIKRIVGGL encoded by the coding sequence ATGGCAAGAACTAAAAAAGTAGGTATAACTGGCAGATTCGGAGCCAGATACGGTAGGAAAGCAAAGAGAACCGTAAAATCCATTGAAGAAAACATGAAAAAGAATCACATCTGCCCTCAATGTGATCGACCTGGAGTTAAAAGACAGGCTGCAGGAATCTGGAAATGCCGCAAATGCGGTGCAGTATTCACAGGCGGAGCATACCTACCCCACACCCCCATGGGTAAAACCGCCGCAAGAAACATTAAGAGGATTGTTGGAGGTTTATAA
- a CDS encoding exosome complex exonuclease Rrp41 — MGNSNKGSLTTSTTKKRPDGRAFDELRPLKIEAGILERADGSAYVEIGDNKVLAAVYGPRELHVRRLLKPNMAILRCRYNMAPFSVEDRKRPGPDRRSVEISKLTAEALNPAVFLEKFPRSTIDIFIEVLQAEGGTRCAGITAASVALADAGIPMRDMVAACAAGKSDGQVIMDLSEWEDKEGEADMPIAMMPRTGDITLLQMDGHLTSEEYEQALDLAIKGCQIIGEEQKNAIKNRYGGD, encoded by the coding sequence ATGGGAAACAGTAATAAAGGGAGTTTAACAACTTCCACCACTAAAAAAAGACCTGATGGAAGGGCCTTTGATGAACTGAGGCCCCTGAAAATTGAGGCAGGAATCCTGGAAAGAGCAGATGGATCAGCCTATGTGGAAATAGGTGATAACAAAGTACTGGCAGCAGTTTACGGTCCAAGAGAATTGCATGTTCGCAGGTTATTAAAACCCAACATGGCCATCCTGCGCTGCAGGTATAACATGGCACCATTCTCAGTGGAGGACAGGAAAAGACCCGGACCAGACCGCAGATCAGTGGAAATATCCAAACTCACTGCCGAAGCACTAAACCCTGCAGTATTCCTGGAGAAATTCCCCAGATCAACCATCGACATATTCATTGAAGTACTGCAGGCTGAAGGGGGGACTAGATGTGCAGGAATCACCGCAGCATCCGTGGCACTGGCAGATGCAGGTATACCCATGAGAGATATGGTGGCAGCCTGCGCAGCAGGTAAATCCGATGGACAGGTAATAATGGACCTGTCTGAGTGGGAGGACAAAGAAGGAGAAGCAGACATGCCCATAGCCATGATGCCCCGAACTGGGGATATAACCCTGCTCCAGATGGATGGACATCTCACCTCTGAAGAGTATGAACAGGCCCTGGATTTGGCCATAAAAGGATGCCAGATCATAGGTGAAGAACAGAAAAACGCCATAAAAAACAGATACGGCGGTGATTAG
- a CDS encoding RNA-binding protein, giving the protein MLLVEDKQIVVPGEVLAEGDYHSGRGTFKEEDKVCSSLVGLVAVRDKKISVIPLQSKYIPKRGDVVIGQISDIRFSMWNLDINSPYSGILPAAEVFGKEKRELNRAFDLGDVLFLRVVDVDEVKKVKLGLKGRGLGKFRGGILIYITPTKVPRLIGKKGSMINMIKDQTHCEVVVGQNGVVWVKGKPEMERVVQKVVKTIEDEAHTSGLTDRIRDMLLELLGKKTEEKEKEEEFEEELIQ; this is encoded by the coding sequence GTGTTATTAGTAGAAGATAAACAGATTGTAGTTCCAGGTGAAGTACTGGCAGAAGGGGATTATCACTCGGGGAGAGGAACATTCAAGGAAGAAGACAAAGTATGCTCTTCTCTGGTTGGCCTGGTGGCTGTTCGAGACAAAAAAATTAGTGTTATACCCTTACAGAGTAAATATATCCCTAAAAGAGGAGATGTGGTCATTGGACAAATCAGTGACATCCGATTCTCCATGTGGAACCTGGACATCAACTCACCTTACTCTGGAATTCTCCCTGCAGCCGAAGTTTTCGGTAAGGAAAAAAGAGAATTAAATCGAGCATTCGATCTGGGAGATGTTCTATTCCTGAGAGTGGTTGATGTTGATGAGGTAAAAAAGGTTAAACTGGGCCTTAAAGGCAGAGGACTTGGTAAATTCCGGGGAGGAATACTCATCTACATCACACCCACCAAAGTTCCAAGACTCATAGGTAAAAAAGGATCCATGATCAACATGATCAAAGACCAAACCCACTGTGAAGTAGTTGTGGGTCAAAATGGCGTGGTCTGGGTTAAAGGAAAACCAGAAATGGAAAGAGTGGTGCAAAAAGTTGTTAAAACCATAGAAGATGAAGCACACACCTCCGGACTCACTGATCGAATTAGAGACATGCTACTGGAACTACTTGGAAAGAAAACTGAAGAAAAAGAGAAAGAAGAAGAATTTGAAGAAGAGTTAATCCAATAA
- a CDS encoding PAS domain S-box protein codes for MAAQQLVLGIILIISALILLYLAIYSLRKRSSNLYFYFSLLMFSVFFWCLGSALEFLSSDFGAKVFWIQISYIGVATAAPLWFILILEYGQYGKYLKPANIGTLMILPLVIIVLAFTNNFHGLIWPSITPTSDATGALLIYAHGLGYWINIGYSFLLLILGFVILLRLLMKSPRIYHNQILILLLSGFIPLVFSVLYNTDILGIPGLDVTPFGLTISGFLMAVSIFKFSLLGIRPIAYETLFNTIKNGFMVFDKEDKLIDVNPAAEMIGITTSDVGKHFTQLMDNLPDLMKFYQNPEEESVVYAGDPFNIWIRVQSTLLYDNNEFKGRLIAIQDISKLKRVEKDFSESEERYKNLSELSPDAILVVIGENIVFANKASAKIYGFDNPDALLGKNIFSFYHPDSVELAKKRWNKVLVERKVLGFVEKKIISQDGQVKYIEVGDAPITYNGQQAVQLVARDITERKKLEEELKKSLKEKDLMMKEIHHRVKNNLMVIQSLLNLQSRYIKDTAARDIFKDSQNRAKSMAMIHESLYQSSDLKRIEFSEYINNLANNLFYSYSADPKRVKMDVNVDEVMLDVNTAIPLGLIITELLSNCLKYAFPGDKTGEIKVDFHPYTENGEKKLKLTVSDNGIGLPEGFDPKKSDSLGLMLIYSLSEQISANIKLDRTAGTKFEISFKEKAEFEKT; via the coding sequence ATGGCTGCTCAGCAACTTGTTTTAGGCATTATTTTAATAATTAGTGCCCTAATATTATTATATTTGGCGATTTATAGTCTGAGGAAGCGTTCTTCCAATTTGTATTTCTATTTCTCTCTTCTAATGTTTTCTGTGTTTTTCTGGTGTTTGGGTTCTGCCCTGGAATTTCTGAGCTCTGATTTTGGGGCTAAAGTATTCTGGATACAAATAAGTTATATTGGGGTGGCCACTGCTGCCCCTTTATGGTTCATTTTAATCTTAGAATATGGGCAATACGGAAAATACCTTAAACCTGCTAATATCGGGACCCTCATGATTCTACCCCTGGTAATTATAGTATTGGCATTCACCAATAATTTCCACGGACTCATCTGGCCCAGCATCACTCCCACATCTGATGCAACCGGGGCACTTTTGATTTATGCCCATGGACTGGGCTATTGGATAAACATTGGCTACAGTTTCCTACTCTTAATACTGGGATTTGTCATCTTACTGCGATTATTAATGAAATCACCCCGCATTTACCATAATCAAATTCTGATACTCTTACTCAGCGGATTCATCCCCCTGGTTTTTAGTGTATTGTACAATACAGATATCCTTGGCATCCCTGGATTAGACGTAACTCCCTTTGGACTTACCATTTCCGGATTCCTCATGGCAGTGTCAATCTTCAAATTTTCTTTACTGGGAATAAGGCCTATCGCTTATGAAACACTTTTTAACACCATTAAAAACGGGTTCATGGTTTTTGATAAAGAAGATAAGTTGATTGATGTTAACCCTGCTGCGGAAATGATTGGAATTACCACCAGTGATGTGGGTAAGCATTTTACACAACTAATGGACAACTTACCAGATTTAATGAAATTTTACCAGAACCCAGAGGAAGAATCAGTAGTATATGCTGGAGATCCCTTCAACATCTGGATAAGAGTCCAAAGCACACTTTTATACGATAATAATGAATTTAAAGGACGTTTAATTGCAATACAGGATATAAGTAAACTTAAAAGAGTTGAAAAGGATTTCAGTGAAAGTGAAGAACGTTATAAAAATTTATCAGAACTTTCTCCAGATGCAATTTTAGTGGTGATTGGTGAGAATATTGTTTTTGCCAACAAGGCCTCAGCCAAAATATACGGATTTGATAACCCTGATGCTCTTTTAGGTAAGAATATTTTCAGCTTCTACCATCCGGATTCAGTTGAACTGGCTAAAAAGCGTTGGAATAAAGTTCTGGTTGAAAGGAAAGTGTTAGGTTTCGTTGAAAAGAAAATAATTTCTCAAGATGGTCAGGTGAAATATATTGAGGTGGGGGATGCTCCTATAACTTATAATGGTCAGCAGGCTGTTCAGCTGGTGGCCAGAGACATCACTGAACGGAAGAAACTGGAAGAAGAACTGAAAAAATCCTTGAAAGAGAAGGATCTCATGATGAAGGAGATCCATCACCGTGTGAAAAATAATTTAATGGTAATTCAAAGCCTCCTCAACCTACAATCACGATACATTAAGGATACAGCTGCCCGGGATATATTTAAAGATAGTCAAAACCGTGCCAAATCCATGGCCATGATTCATGAAAGCCTCTATCAATCCAGTGATCTTAAAAGAATAGAATTCAGTGAATACATAAACAACTTGGCTAATAACCTTTTCTACAGCTACTCTGCAGATCCTAAACGTGTGAAAATGGATGTCAACGTGGATGAGGTTATGCTAGATGTAAACACAGCCATTCCCCTGGGTTTAATAATCACAGAATTACTCTCCAACTGTTTAAAATATGCCTTCCCCGGGGATAAAACTGGTGAAATAAAGGTGGATTTCCATCCTTACACTGAAAATGGGGAAAAGAAATTAAAATTAACAGTCAGTGATAACGGAATTGGCCTCCCAGAAGGATTCGACCCTAAAAAATCAGATTCACTGGGTTTAATGTTAATCTACAGTTTATCCGAACAAATCAGTGCCAACATAAAATTGGATAGAACTGCAGGAACAAAATTTGAGATCAGCTTCAAAGAAAAAGCAGAATTTGAAAAAACTTAG
- a CDS encoding ribosome assembly factor SBDS, with product MIALEDAVIARLEYYGERFEIFVDPDLASDFKRGEDIKIEDILAVEEVFKDAKKGDKASEEAMNKAFHTTDPLEAAATIIRKGQVQLTAQQRRDMQEEKRRMIVDKIAREAINPQTKLPHPARRIEIAMEEAKIRADPFKSVDEQVNITLKAIRRLIPIRLEKVKVAIHIPGEDTGRVYGIIPEFGKTLQEEWQPDGSWVAVVEIPGGMQDNFYQKLSELTHGKAETKLLK from the coding sequence ATGATAGCCCTGGAAGATGCCGTTATTGCCCGCCTGGAATATTACGGGGAACGATTTGAGATTTTTGTAGATCCAGATCTAGCATCTGATTTTAAACGGGGAGAAGATATTAAGATTGAAGATATACTGGCTGTAGAAGAGGTTTTCAAGGATGCAAAAAAGGGGGATAAAGCATCTGAAGAGGCCATGAATAAGGCCTTCCACACTACCGACCCCCTGGAAGCCGCTGCCACCATAATTCGTAAAGGACAAGTGCAACTGACAGCCCAGCAGCGAAGGGATATGCAGGAGGAAAAAAGAAGGATGATCGTGGATAAAATAGCCCGAGAAGCAATAAATCCACAAACTAAACTCCCTCACCCTGCAAGAAGAATCGAAATAGCCATGGAAGAGGCTAAAATCAGGGCAGATCCCTTTAAAAGCGTGGATGAGCAGGTTAATATCACCCTAAAGGCCATCCGTAGACTGATACCCATTAGACTGGAAAAGGTAAAAGTTGCCATCCACATCCCTGGAGAAGATACAGGAAGGGTTTATGGAATCATACCTGAATTTGGAAAAACCCTCCAAGAAGAATGGCAACCAGATGGATCATGGGTTGCAGTAGTGGAAATTCCGGGAGGTATGCAGGATAATTTCTATCAGAAACTCTCCGAGCTTACCCATGGAAAGGCGGAAACCAAACTCTTAAAATGA
- a CDS encoding 50S ribosomal protein L15e: MYNYIKEAWKNPDESYVKELMQERAPEWRRDSVIKRIERPTRLDRARSLGYKAKKGYIVVRTRVRRGGRRKSRFTAGRRPKRMGVKKITPKKSIQRIAEERVAKKYPNLEVLNSYWLWEDGKFKFFEVILVDPNHPSIKNDPKINWICEKHHTGRVYRGLTSEGKKNRGLRNKGKGAEKLR; the protein is encoded by the coding sequence ATGTACAATTATATAAAAGAAGCCTGGAAAAATCCAGACGAATCTTACGTAAAAGAATTAATGCAAGAGAGAGCTCCTGAATGGAGACGAGATAGTGTAATTAAGAGAATAGAAAGACCAACCCGGCTTGACAGGGCAAGATCTCTGGGATACAAAGCCAAAAAAGGATACATAGTTGTCAGAACCAGGGTGCGTCGTGGTGGAAGGAGAAAAAGTCGTTTCACTGCTGGTCGTCGGCCGAAAAGGATGGGTGTTAAGAAGATTACTCCTAAAAAATCCATTCAGCGCATTGCTGAAGAAAGAGTAGCTAAAAAATACCCTAACTTGGAAGTTTTAAACTCATACTGGCTATGGGAAGATGGAAAATTCAAATTCTTCGAAGTCATTCTGGTGGATCCTAACCACCCGTCCATAAAAAACGATCCTAAAATCAACTGGATCTGTGAAAAACACCATACTGGACGAGTATATCGTGGTTTGACCAGTGAAGGTAAGAAAAACAGGGGTCTTCGCAATAAAGGTAAAGGAGCGGAGAAATTAAGGTAA
- a CDS encoding DNA-directed RNA polymerase subunit P, with product MYKCAKCGTLVDIKGYTESKCPSCRYRILFKEIPPVKRVVKAR from the coding sequence TTGTATAAATGTGCAAAATGCGGGACACTGGTGGATATCAAAGGATACACAGAATCCAAATGTCCCAGCTGCAGATACAGGATTCTTTTCAAAGAGATACCACCTGTTAAACGGGTTGTAAAAGCTCGATAA
- a CDS encoding exosome complex protein Rrp42 has protein sequence MVQSIVPEIIKESITNLIKNGERPDGRALDQYREISLETGIIKKAEGSAKVKLGNTQIIVGAKPQIGEPFPDTPNVGVLITNSELVPMAAPNFEPGPPDERSVELARVTDRCIREGEVVDLEKLVIIPGKKVWMIFLDLHILDYDGNLFDAAVLGSVAALMDAKVPSTTIEDDEIVIDYEKMIPIPLKEQPLMCTMAKIGGELVVDPSLEEDDVLDARISIGVRADGTVCATQKGGSVPFTREEIMKAIGIAQTKTEELRKYLPQA, from the coding sequence ATGGTGCAGAGCATAGTCCCCGAGATCATAAAAGAAAGTATCACCAACCTCATCAAAAATGGAGAAAGACCAGATGGAAGGGCCCTGGACCAGTACCGGGAAATTAGCCTGGAAACAGGCATAATTAAAAAAGCGGAAGGATCAGCCAAGGTTAAACTGGGCAATACCCAGATCATAGTGGGTGCCAAGCCCCAGATAGGCGAACCATTCCCTGACACACCCAATGTGGGTGTTTTAATAACCAATTCTGAACTGGTACCCATGGCAGCACCAAACTTCGAACCAGGCCCCCCAGATGAACGTTCTGTGGAACTGGCCCGGGTAACTGACCGTTGCATTAGGGAAGGGGAAGTAGTTGACCTGGAAAAACTGGTCATCATTCCAGGGAAGAAGGTGTGGATGATATTCCTAGACTTGCACATTCTGGACTACGATGGCAACCTATTTGACGCAGCAGTGTTAGGCAGTGTAGCAGCCCTAATGGATGCTAAGGTCCCCAGCACCACCATTGAAGATGATGAAATCGTAATTGACTATGAAAAAATGATTCCCATACCCCTCAAGGAACAACCACTCATGTGTACCATGGCCAAGATCGGTGGGGAACTGGTAGTGGACCCTTCCCTGGAGGAAGATGATGTTTTAGATGCCCGCATATCCATAGGTGTACGGGCTGATGGCACGGTCTGTGCTACTCAGAAAGGCGGATCAGTTCCATTTACCCGTGAAGAAATCATGAAGGCCATTGGAATAGCCCAGACCAAGACGGAAGAACTTCGAAAGTACCTTCCACAAGCTTAA
- a CDS encoding ribonuclease P: MKLKILPSHLRDKKRYLAFQAYSEIPLEKEDIIKLVQDASNDLYGACGTSKMGLWVIKVWNCPSDDKITIKGIIRCRRDEIEATRALIPTITSFRGKRVVFMTLGISGTIKGAITNFIKLKPAND; this comes from the coding sequence ATGAAACTTAAAATATTACCCTCCCATTTAAGGGATAAAAAGAGATACCTGGCATTTCAGGCCTACTCAGAAATTCCATTAGAAAAGGAGGATATCATCAAACTGGTTCAGGATGCATCTAACGATCTTTACGGTGCGTGTGGTACCAGTAAAATGGGATTATGGGTTATTAAGGTGTGGAATTGTCCATCAGATGATAAAATTACTATAAAAGGGATTATCAGATGCAGGAGGGATGAAATTGAAGCTACCAGGGCTTTGATTCCTACAATTACCAGTTTCAGGGGGAAGAGGGTTGTTTTCATGACTCTAGGAATATCCGGAACCATCAAAGGAGCAATAACAAACTTTATTAAATTGAAACCAGCAAATGATTAA
- a CDS encoding RNA-binding protein: MIHNLSYRAFVYSTENEEKVREAIHNLLPTAQIEKEITEGYHKNQVIILQGKITKKREIKQFLEKLNSLKPSAKKRMLRELEDRIDERGNLFLRFDKQRAFLEEMKLVDHGDAIHVKLKIAAYPSRKEEAIKVARQLFKDDRC, from the coding sequence ATGATACATAACCTCTCCTACCGGGCATTCGTTTATTCAACTGAGAACGAAGAGAAGGTGAGGGAGGCTATACATAACCTCCTCCCCACAGCCCAGATTGAAAAGGAAATCACTGAAGGATACCATAAGAATCAGGTTATCATTCTCCAGGGAAAAATCACCAAAAAAAGGGAAATAAAACAATTCCTGGAGAAACTAAATTCACTCAAACCTTCAGCTAAAAAAAGGATGTTGAGGGAGCTTGAAGACCGGATTGATGAGAGAGGAAACCTTTTTCTTAGATTTGATAAACAGCGTGCCTTCCTGGAAGAAATGAAACTGGTGGACCACGGCGATGCTATCCATGTAAAACTAAAAATAGCCGCCTATCCCTCTCGCAAAGAAGAGGCCATCAAAGTGGCCCGACAGCTGTTCAAGGATGACAGGTGTTAG
- a CDS encoding prefoldin subunit beta: MEIPQNIQHQLAQFQQMQQQAQAITMQKQSVDLQIRETEKALEELEKVEDDAEVYKSAGNLLIKMPKAELTEEMEEKLETLKLREKTVARQEERVMKRLKEMQETLQDAMQMQPGMGN, encoded by the coding sequence ATGGAAATTCCCCAGAACATCCAACATCAACTAGCCCAGTTCCAGCAAATGCAACAGCAAGCACAGGCCATAACCATGCAGAAACAGAGTGTGGATCTGCAGATACGCGAAACAGAAAAAGCATTAGAAGAACTGGAAAAAGTGGAAGATGATGCTGAAGTTTACAAATCTGCTGGAAACCTGTTAATTAAAATGCCCAAGGCCGAACTAACTGAAGAAATGGAAGAGAAACTAGAAACCCTTAAACTCAGAGAAAAAACTGTGGCACGACAGGAAGAAAGGGTTATGAAACGCTTAAAGGAAATGCAGGAAACCCTGCAGGATGCCATGCAGATGCAGCCGGGTATGGGTAATTAA
- the psmA gene encoding archaeal proteasome endopeptidase complex subunit alpha, whose amino-acid sequence MQPFPAAGYDKGISIFSPDGRLFQVEYAREAVKRGTTSLGVKSSEGIVLVVDKRPSSKLVEPTSIEKIFQIDEHIGAATSGLVADARKLIEQARMESQINKITFNESIPVEMLAKKICDLKQMYTQHGGVRPFGSALIIGGVKDNGCRLFETDPSGALIEYKATAIGAGRAMAMEVFEKNYSEDMKLNQALELALDAIYEATEGKTTKESVEIAVIEESTHKYRKLTEDEIEEHVEELLLRKSKEGEEEEE is encoded by the coding sequence ATGCAACCGTTCCCAGCAGCAGGATATGATAAAGGTATATCTATTTTCAGCCCAGACGGAAGGTTATTCCAGGTTGAATATGCTAGAGAAGCTGTAAAAAGAGGTACAACATCATTAGGAGTGAAATCATCCGAGGGGATTGTGCTGGTGGTAGATAAAAGACCCAGCAGCAAACTGGTGGAACCCACCTCCATTGAAAAGATATTCCAGATCGATGAACACATAGGAGCAGCCACCTCAGGTTTAGTGGCTGATGCCCGCAAACTCATTGAACAGGCCAGAATGGAGTCTCAGATCAACAAGATCACCTTCAACGAATCCATACCAGTGGAGATGCTGGCTAAAAAGATCTGTGACCTGAAACAGATGTACACCCAACATGGAGGAGTACGACCATTCGGTTCTGCACTGATAATTGGAGGAGTTAAGGATAATGGATGCCGACTCTTTGAAACAGACCCCAGTGGTGCTCTAATTGAATACAAGGCAACTGCTATCGGTGCTGGCAGGGCTATGGCCATGGAAGTCTTTGAGAAAAATTACAGTGAAGACATGAAACTCAATCAAGCCCTGGAACTGGCATTAGATGCGATTTATGAAGCAACCGAGGGTAAAACCACCAAAGAAAGTGTTGAAATTGCCGTTATAGAAGAGTCCACTCATAAATATCGGAAGCTCACCGAAGACGAGATAGAAGAACATGTTGAGGAACTTCTTCTACGCAAATCCAAGGAAGGTGAGGAAGAAGAGGAATAA
- a CDS encoding MBL fold metallo-hydrolase, with product MSVSIKCLSKYSWFKIKANNKVIHIDPGYAGYLENQEIPKSELKERADIVLVTHHHMDHLQEEALSQIQKSDTTILAPEKCQDRIGGNFQKVKPGDELKIDGINVKVVNAYNTPEGNSTRKLHHKGDGVGYIFTFNSFTFYHAGDTDFIPEMNDFPQVDVALLPMGGVFTMDVDEAIKAALTINPQTIIPMHQKDADPEQFKKKIEQNQDKSESNMNVVILGMGESFQLE from the coding sequence ATGTCTGTATCTATCAAATGCTTGTCTAAATATTCCTGGTTTAAAATAAAAGCCAATAATAAGGTTATACATATTGACCCCGGGTATGCTGGTTACTTAGAAAATCAGGAAATACCAAAATCAGAATTAAAAGAAAGGGCTGATATTGTTCTGGTAACCCATCATCACATGGATCATCTCCAAGAAGAGGCACTCTCCCAGATTCAAAAGTCAGATACAACTATTTTAGCTCCGGAGAAATGTCAGGATAGGATTGGGGGAAATTTCCAGAAGGTTAAACCTGGAGATGAATTAAAAATTGATGGAATCAATGTGAAAGTTGTCAATGCCTACAATACTCCAGAAGGAAATTCCACCAGAAAATTGCACCATAAAGGTGATGGAGTGGGCTATATATTCACCTTTAATTCATTTACTTTCTATCATGCTGGAGATACAGACTTCATACCTGAAATGAATGACTTCCCGCAGGTTGATGTTGCTTTGTTGCCCATGGGAGGTGTTTTTACCATGGATGTGGATGAAGCAATAAAAGCTGCCCTTACCATTAATCCTCAAACAATCATCCCCATGCATCAAAAAGACGCAGATCCTGAGCAATTTAAGAAAAAAATTGAACAAAACCAGGATAAGTCAGAATCTAATATGAATGTAGTTATTCTAGGGATGGGGGAAAGTTTCCAATTAGAATAA
- a CDS encoding ribonuclease P, with protein sequence MALIIPSRDSVSNYERHSIGKSSGYSSKNSRSTHFKDSKKISLENFQTSHSSDCKNQYEAFKSIKKNLKQFKQDKQLSVLIGVEILAKNPSDLKKQVQKFRKRSDVILVHGGDLKVNRAATEDPRIDILCHPYRSRYDAGINHVLATKAAENQVAIELNLKYYLLTRPNQRHRVLSQFRSIVKLHRKYKFPVIITSGAESIYDLRNPRDVIALASCFGMTKNEANEALSTTPQKIIDRNRIRDQVIVQGVRLIRE encoded by the coding sequence ATGGCTCTGATAATACCTTCTCGAGATTCTGTTTCCAATTATGAAAGGCATTCTATTGGAAAATCATCAGGATATTCTTCTAAAAATTCTCGTAGCACCCATTTCAAAGATTCTAAGAAAATTTCTTTGGAAAATTTTCAAACTTCACACTCATCTGATTGTAAAAACCAGTATGAAGCTTTTAAAAGTATTAAAAAGAATTTGAAACAGTTCAAACAGGATAAACAGTTATCTGTGCTCATCGGTGTAGAAATTCTGGCCAAGAATCCTTCAGATCTTAAAAAACAGGTTCAAAAGTTTAGAAAAAGGTCTGATGTTATCCTGGTCCATGGTGGTGACCTTAAAGTCAACAGAGCAGCCACTGAGGACCCCCGAATTGACATTTTATGCCACCCCTACCGCAGCCGATATGATGCTGGTATAAATCATGTTTTAGCCACTAAAGCAGCTGAAAATCAGGTTGCTATAGAGTTGAACCTTAAATATTATCTTTTAACCAGACCAAATCAACGTCACCGGGTTCTAAGCCAGTTCCGTTCCATTGTGAAGTTGCATCGTAAATACAAGTTTCCTGTAATCATCACCAGTGGGGCTGAATCTATTTATGATCTTAGAAATCCACGGGATGTAATTGCCCTGGCCTCTTGTTTTGGAATGACCAAAAATGAGGCAAACGAAGCTCTGTCAACAACTCCTCAAAAGATTATTGATAGAAATAGAATCAGGGATCAGGTCATAGTTCAGGGGGTACGTTTAATCAGAGAATGA